Part of the Brevibacillus brevis genome is shown below.
TTCGCTACCATAGTTGTGCACAAGGATTGTTCAGTTCCATGGAGAAATGGGGAGAGGGCCGATGAATTGGCGTCCTGTTGTTTGGAGTCTGGTGGCAGGAACATTTTTGTCACGGATCGGCACGTACATGACCATGCCTTTTTTGGCGATTTATTTGCACCAGGTGGCGGGAATGGAGGCAGGCTGGGTCGGAACGGTCATCGGCGTCAGCTTTTTGGTCGGGATGTTCAGCAGTTTTTTGGGCGGGGTCTGGTCGGATCGTTTCGGACGCTATCCGATCATGCTCATCTCGCTGCTCGGCTGGAGTGCGACGTTCGTAGGGTTTGCAATGGTGCAGACGTGGCTGGGCTTCTTTCTCGTCAGTGCATGCAACGGCTTTTTCCGCAATTTGTTCGAGCCGACCTCGAAGGCGCTGATCGGCGATATCGCCCCGCCCGAAAAACTGATGCATGTTTTTCGGGCCCGCTATCTGGCAATCAATGCGGGGGCCGCGCTGGGGCCGTTGGCAGGCGTGTATCTCGGCAGCGCGCATACGACCGGACCTTTTTGGGTGACGGCAGGGATATGCCTCTCGTACCTGTTGCTGCTTGTCGTAGTCAGCATACGTTTTCCGGCGACGGCAGTATGGACAAAGAGCCGTCAGTCCGTCACCTTTCGCAAGGCGTGGCAGGCAGCTGCCATCGACAGGGCATTTCGCAGCTACCTGCTCGGCTCTTCCTTTGTGTACGCCGCCTATGCCCAGATGGAGTCCACACTGGCGCAGTACATGGCAAATGCGCCGGGCATCACAGACGGTATCCAGCTGTATTCCTGGCTCGTGCTTACGAACACCATCGCTGTGCTCTCCTTGCAAGCGCCGGTCATGCGGCTCTTTCGGAGGAAGCCGCCGATCGCGGCGCTTCAGTGGGGAGCGCTGCTGCTCGGAGCAGGGCTGTTCGGCTTCGGCGCTTTTCCAAGCTGGATCGGACTCGTGCTGTCGATGGTCGTCTTCACGGTTGGGGAGCTTCTTTGCTTCGTGATGGGAGAGATAGTCGTCCAGGAGCTCGCGCCGTCCGAGCTGCGGGGAACGTATTTCGGAGCGAGCGGACTGGCTTTTATCGGACAGGGCGTCGGGCCGTGGCTGGGAGGCTTCTTGCTGGAAACGCTCGGCTTTTCCCGCGGCCTGCTGGTCTTCGCCCTGCTCATGCTGACGGCGTGGTGCGCAGTGCCCCTGTTCATGCGGGCGCAAATCTGGCAACAGCAAAGTCAGAAGGCCGGACTGTAAAACCAGAAGAATAAAGACACAAATGAGAAACGGGGGATTCATAGATGAGTACAGCGAGCTACAAAATCGGCGTCATTGGCGCGGGAGTAATGGGAGAGCGGATGATGAACGCCCTCCGCACCCATCAAACGTTTCGGATCGCAGCGATCAGCGACGTGTCTGCCGAGCGGGCACAGGAGGCAGCCAAGCTCTCGGGGGATGTCCCTTGGTATACCGATCACCGCGAGATGCTGGATGCAGAGGAGCTGGACGCCGTCTACTTGGCGGTACCGCCCAAATTCCACCACGGGATCGCGCTGGACATCCTGGCGAGGAAAAAGCATCTGCTGTGCGAAAAGCCGCTGGCCAATACGCTGGGGGAAGCGGAAGAGATGCTGCAGGCTGCAAGGGAAGCGGGAGTCGTGCATGCGATGAACTTTCCTACGTACTATCAGGCGATCTTTCCCGAGCTGAAGCGTCGTCTGGAGGATCTGGGGACGATCCGCCGCATTGACATCCTCACCCACTTCCACGTATGGCCGCGTCCTTGGCAGCAGACGCCGTGGCTGTCCGGCCGCGAGCAGGGCGGCTTCATCCGGGAGGTGCTGCCCCACTATACGCACTTGACGTATGCGTTGTTTGGCGACCTGGAAGTGGTTCGTTCGGAGGTAGACTATCCGGCGGATCCGGAAGCCTGCGAGACAGGGGTATCTGCGCTCCTGCGTCTTGCGGACGGTACGCCTGTCACGATCAATGGTCTTGCCGGCATCGCGCACCAGGAGCATCTGGATTACCGCATTTACGGTACGGAAGGGACACTCAGTCTGCAAAACTGGACGAATCTTCACGTGGGCGGAAACAACGAACCGGTCGTGCAGGTAGACATCCCGCTGATCGATCGCCTCTCGCATCTGCTTGACGAGTTCGCCCGTGCGATCCGGGGGGAAGAGGCGAGGCTGGTCACGTTCGAGACGGGTGTCAAGTTGCAGAAGGTGCTGGAAGAGTTGCTGGGGAATCACTGACGAAAACAGATGACGAAGGACCGCAAAGGAACGCTCTGCGGTCTTTTTGCTTTTCATTGCCAGGGTTTGGCAGGCGGCGTAAGATGGAAGAAGCATGAAGCGGAAAACGAGGGGACGAAACGGTGAAAGTCGCAGAATTACAGTTTGCCCACAGCAAAATCATGGTGCTTCACTTCGCGCCGGAAACAGCCGACCCAAAGCTGCACGGCCACGGCGATGATTATCAGATGAGCATTCCGCTGGACGGTTTGCCCGTGATCGAGCGCGAGGGAGAGACAAAGCCGCTTGCGGATCGGCACTGGTGCCTGACGAGGCCGGGGGAAAAGCATCTCCATTTTGCACAAGGACGTTCGTCGAGAGTGCTGCTGATCAATCTGAGCAGCGGGTATTTGCAGCAGGTGCTGGCAGAGCAGACGGGGAGCGCAGATCCGAGTGTCCCGTTGGAGTTTGCCCCATGGGCGAAGGGCGATGCCGACGTGTTCCAGAAGCTGGCGGATCAGGCGATGAGGCAGGCCTTGCACCTGGCCCCGGACGATCTGGCGTGGCAGGAGTGGGAGTGGGAGCTGGCACGCCAGCTGCTTGGCAGGCAAACCGGTTCGCACTCGGCTGCATGGCGGTCTCGTCCCGTGCCGACCACCCATCCTTCCCTGAACCGGGTGTTGGAACGAATCCATGAGCAGTACGCCAGCCCCATCAACATCGAGCAGCTGGCGGCGACGGCAGGCGTGAACAAGTTTTACCTCATCCGGCTGTTCCGCCTTCACTTGGGGGTGACGCCGTCGCGCTACGTGGCGGATATTCGTCTCGCCCGAGCAGCGGAGGCGTTGCTTAGCTCCAGCCGCGAGATCACCGATGTCGCCTTTGCCTGCGGTTTCGGCAGTCTGTCCGGCTTTGAGCGCCAGTTCAAGCAAAGATACGGGATGACCCCGACTGAATACCGCAACCGGTCGTGACGGGCGGGACAGAAATTCCTGGCCGAAAGCATGCAGTCGAAAGTCATGCTTTCAGCAATCGGCTCTGCATCAAAAAGTCGATAAACGTCTTCATGATCCCCCCCAGCGGCGTGTCCTTGAGGTAGATCAGTTCAAAGTTGCGGTTGAGCTGAGGCAGGCTTTGTACGGACACATCGAGCAGCTCCGCTTCTGTCAAATCTTTCTGAATGGCAAAGCGAGGCAGGAAGGCGATCCCCAGCTTTTGCTTGACCATCCGCTTGACGACTTCGATGTTGTCCGCTTCCATCACGACGTTGTTTTGCAACTGGTGATGGCTGAAGGCGCTGCTGATCAGCTTCCAGTCCAGGGAGCCGCGGTTGAAGAGGATCAGTCTCTCCCGGGCCACCTCCTCGATCGAGACCTGCTGCCGGTTGGCGAAGGGATGGTCCGGATAGATGGCGAGCACCATGTCATCCGACATGAGCTGGATGCGATTGATTTGCGGATGGTTCACTTCCCTGGCGATCCCGAAGGATACTTCGTGATTCAGCACCATGTCCAGCACCTGATGGGAATGGCCGGTGAGGATCGTCAGCTTGATTTTGGGATACAGCTTTTGGAATTGCTCCATGAGGTCGGGAAGGATGTAGAAGGCGGCCACGAACACGGAGGAGATGACCAGCTCGCCCTCCACATCGCCGTAGGAGCGCTGAATCGCCTGCTGCCCTTCCTGGAGCATGTGCAGGATATTTTTCGCGTACGGCAGGAAGAGGTCGCCTTCCTTCGTGAGCGAGATCGTGTGTCCGGTCCGTTGAAACAGCTTGCAGCCCATGGACGTCTCCAACGCTTTGATGCGCATGCTGACGGTAGGCTGGGAGAGGTAAAGGAGCTCCGCGGTCTTGCTGAAACTGCCGGTCAATGCGACAAAAATAAACGCTTCAATCTGTTCCATATTCATAGGGAAGACTCCATTATGCAAAATTTTAAAGACGCCTATGTGAATCTTTTATTGGATTCGCCGATACAGATACATTAACGTAAAATCAAGAGACTTGCTAGAAGAGGATGGCGATAAACGATGCCGGGCATGGACATCATCGATTTGCACTGCGATGCGCTTTTGAAATTGTGGGAACGGCAAGGGGAGATCTCGTTCGCGGATGCCGAGGAGCTGGACGTGAACAAGCGTCGGCTCGTGCAAGGCAGGGTCAAGGTGCAATGCTTTGCCATTTACACCCCGGCGGACATGAAGGCGGAGCAGCGATTTCAGGCGGCGCTGGATCAGATCCACCATTTTTACGCGGACGTGCTGGGAAAGCATCCGGAGATGAGGCAAATCCGGGAATGGAGCGATTTTGACAACCTGGAGGACGGCCAGATCGGAGCGATGCTGACGCTGGAGGGCGTAGAGCCGATCGGCAACGACCTGCAAAAGCTGCATATTTTGTACCAGCTTGGCGTCCGCTCCGTCGGTTTGACTTGGAATTACGCCAATCTGGCGGCTGACGGGGCACTGGAGCCGAGAAATGCGGGCTTGACGGCGTTTGGAAAGGAGATTGTCCGTTTTCACAACGAGCACAAGATGCTGACTGACGTCTCGCACCTGGGCGAGGCCAGCTTTTGGGATGCGCTGGAGGCGGCGAACTATCCGATCGCGAGCCATTCCAACGCGAAGGCGTGCTGCGACAATCCGCGCAATCTGAGCGATGAGCAGGCGAAGGCGCTGTTTGCCAAGGGCGCGATGGTACACGTGGTCTACTGCCCGATGTTCATCAAGGAAAAAGGGGAAGTGACCATCGCCGACCTGATCCGCCACATCGATCATTTTTGTTCGCTGGGCGGAGTGCGGCAGCTCGGTCTCGGCTCCGATTTTGACGGGATCACCACCAAAGTGGTCGGGCTCGAGCATGCCGGGATGACGTACAATCTCCTGAACGAGCTGCTCAAGCGTTACTCCGAGGAAGAAGTGCGCGGGTTTGCCGGCGGGAACTTTTTGAGATGCCGCCCTGTGTAAAGGAGCTCGCGTCAGCCTTAGGACGACTTGGGGCAAGCGCCCAAAAGGAGGAGAACGAAACAATGACATCCAACGGACCCCAAAAAATTCGCGCTTATGGCGTAAAGATCGGGCATCTGCCGACTGGTGAAAAAAACGACATTACAGATGTGCCCGATGTGCGGGTCGGGCATGTGACTATTACGCGCGAGCTGGAAGGCGGGGAAGGGGAGTACGCCTGCACGGGTGTGACGGCCATTTTGCCCCATGGCGGAAGCCTGTTTCGGGAAAAAGTGGCCGCTGCCAGCTACGTCATCAACGGTTTCGGCAAGACGACAGGACTCGTGCAGGTAAACGAGCTCGGGGTACTGGAATCGCCGATCATGCTCACCAATACGTTCTCCGTCCCTGCCGTCACCCAGGGTACGCTCCAGTACATGCTGGATGCTCATGAAGAGATCGGAGACACGACAGGGACGATCAACATCGTCGTGGGGGAGTGCAACGACAGCCACTTGAATTCGATTCGCCGCTGCGCCGTGCAGCCGCAGGACGCCATCGCCGCGATTCGCAGCGCGTCGGATGGACCCGTCGCGGAAGGTGCGGTAGGAGCCGGAACGGGCATGGTCGCTTTTGGCTACAAGGGCGGAATCGGTTCTTCTTCGCGGGTGGTGTCTGCCGGCGACTCCGCGTACACGGTGGGAGCGCTCGTTCTGAGCAACTTTGGACGGAAGGAAGAGTTTTTGGCGGACAGGCTGTTTTCCGGAAAGGTGGACGGATTGCCAGCCGTCGAGAAGCAGGCGGATGGCTCGATCATCATGGTGATTGCCACGGATGCGCCGCTGAGCGATCGGCAGCTGCTGCGTGTAGCCAAGCGGTCGGGGATCGGACTCGGTCGGACGGGCAGCCACTTTAGCCACGGAAGCGGAGACATCGTGATCGCCTTTTCCACCGCCCAAAAAATTCCCCATCGAACCGAGCAGATCGTGGAGACGCGCTTGCAGCTGCGCGAGGATCAGCCGGTGATGAACGAGCTGTTCGCGGCAGCCGCCGAGGCGACGGAGGAGGCGATTTACAATTCACTTTCCCAGGCCCGGACGACGACGGGCAGACAGGGGCGCACAGTGTACGCGTTTCCGTTCGAGGAGCTCCTGGCGACTCGAGGCTGACTGACCTGCGCTACAAAGTAAAGTAAGGACGATAGAGGGGGCAGAGGATATGTCGGCTATACCGATCAACGAATCGGCCTTGGATCGGTTCGTTCTGGATTTCAGAGAGCGCCATCAGGTGCCGGGGCTGGCGATCGCCATTTCCCGGCAGGGGGACGTCATCTATCAGAAAGGGTTTGGCGTACGGGATATGCAGACCAAAGAGCCGGTGACACCCGACACGATGTTTGGCGTCGCTTCGGTGACCAAGTCTTTCACGGCTGTCGCGATCATGCAGCTGGCATTTGAGGGCCAGCTGTCGCTGGACGATCCGGTCACTCGCTATCTCCCCTCTTTCCGGTTGCCGAAAGCGGGCGATCCCCACGAGGTGAAAATCCGCCATCTGCTCTCCCATACGACAGGGCTCCCGCCGATTGTACGTCGCGAAGAGTTGACGAAATGGGACGAACATTTCGAACACATCGCGGCTGCGGACTGCGAGCTTTTGGGAGCGCCGGGGGAATTTTTCAGTTACTGCAACGACACCTTCCTTTTGCTGGGGGCGATCATCGAGAGGGTGACGGGCCGCCTGTTCCGACGCTACGTGACTCATTTGCTGCTGGAACCGCTGCAGATGAACCGTTCGACGTTCAGCCTCGAAGAGCTGGCGCGAATGCACAATGTGTCCGTGCCTTACGTGAAGCAGGCAGGGGCGTCTGAACCGAAAAGGGCGGATTGGCCCACGCTGGGGAACTACGAGGTTGGCGGGGGCATTCGCTCCAATGTGCTGGATTTGCTGAAGTACGGGGAGCTCCACGTGAACAGCGGGCGCATCCGGGATGTCAGTATTGCCAGTGAAGCGCTGCTGAAGGAAATGCGCCAGCCGGTCCATCGCCTGACGAGAAATGCCTGGTACGGGTATGCCTTCAAAGTAGTGCCCGAATACGTACCCGGAACGACGCTGGTCGAGCACGGGGGTGGCCAGCCGGGCGTCTCGTCGAATTTCGGATTCGTTCCGGAAGCGGGACTGGTGGTGGCGGTGCTGTCCAATCTCGATCAGGTGCCGATCCGCGATCTTTGGCTCGCGGCGGTCAATGCCGGATTGGGGCTGCCGCTG
Proteins encoded:
- a CDS encoding dipeptidase, giving the protein MPGMDIIDLHCDALLKLWERQGEISFADAEELDVNKRRLVQGRVKVQCFAIYTPADMKAEQRFQAALDQIHHFYADVLGKHPEMRQIREWSDFDNLEDGQIGAMLTLEGVEPIGNDLQKLHILYQLGVRSVGLTWNYANLAADGALEPRNAGLTAFGKEIVRFHNEHKMLTDVSHLGEASFWDALEAANYPIASHSNAKACCDNPRNLSDEQAKALFAKGAMVHVVYCPMFIKEKGEVTIADLIRHIDHFCSLGGVRQLGLGSDFDGITTKVVGLEHAGMTYNLLNELLKRYSEEEVRGFAGGNFLRCRPV
- a CDS encoding LysR family transcriptional regulator, with the protein product MNMEQIEAFIFVALTGSFSKTAELLYLSQPTVSMRIKALETSMGCKLFQRTGHTISLTKEGDLFLPYAKNILHMLQEGQQAIQRSYGDVEGELVISSVFVAAFYILPDLMEQFQKLYPKIKLTILTGHSHQVLDMVLNHEVSFGIAREVNHPQINRIQLMSDDMVLAIYPDHPFANRQQVSIEEVARERLILFNRGSLDWKLISSAFSHHQLQNNVVMEADNIEVVKRMVKQKLGIAFLPRFAIQKDLTEAELLDVSVQSLPQLNRNFELIYLKDTPLGGIMKTFIDFLMQSRLLKA
- a CDS encoding MFS transporter, with translation MNWRPVVWSLVAGTFLSRIGTYMTMPFLAIYLHQVAGMEAGWVGTVIGVSFLVGMFSSFLGGVWSDRFGRYPIMLISLLGWSATFVGFAMVQTWLGFFLVSACNGFFRNLFEPTSKALIGDIAPPEKLMHVFRARYLAINAGAALGPLAGVYLGSAHTTGPFWVTAGICLSYLLLLVVVSIRFPATAVWTKSRQSVTFRKAWQAAAIDRAFRSYLLGSSFVYAAYAQMESTLAQYMANAPGITDGIQLYSWLVLTNTIAVLSLQAPVMRLFRRKPPIAALQWGALLLGAGLFGFGAFPSWIGLVLSMVVFTVGELLCFVMGEIVVQELAPSELRGTYFGASGLAFIGQGVGPWLGGFLLETLGFSRGLLVFALLMLTAWCAVPLFMRAQIWQQQSQKAGL
- a CDS encoding AraC family transcriptional regulator, coding for MKVAELQFAHSKIMVLHFAPETADPKLHGHGDDYQMSIPLDGLPVIEREGETKPLADRHWCLTRPGEKHLHFAQGRSSRVLLINLSSGYLQQVLAEQTGSADPSVPLEFAPWAKGDADVFQKLADQAMRQALHLAPDDLAWQEWEWELARQLLGRQTGSHSAAWRSRPVPTTHPSLNRVLERIHEQYASPINIEQLAATAGVNKFYLIRLFRLHLGVTPSRYVADIRLARAAEALLSSSREITDVAFACGFGSLSGFERQFKQRYGMTPTEYRNRS
- a CDS encoding P1 family peptidase — its product is MTSNGPQKIRAYGVKIGHLPTGEKNDITDVPDVRVGHVTITRELEGGEGEYACTGVTAILPHGGSLFREKVAAASYVINGFGKTTGLVQVNELGVLESPIMLTNTFSVPAVTQGTLQYMLDAHEEIGDTTGTINIVVGECNDSHLNSIRRCAVQPQDAIAAIRSASDGPVAEGAVGAGTGMVAFGYKGGIGSSSRVVSAGDSAYTVGALVLSNFGRKEEFLADRLFSGKVDGLPAVEKQADGSIIMVIATDAPLSDRQLLRVAKRSGIGLGRTGSHFSHGSGDIVIAFSTAQKIPHRTEQIVETRLQLREDQPVMNELFAAAAEATEEAIYNSLSQARTTTGRQGRTVYAFPFEELLATRG
- a CDS encoding Gfo/Idh/MocA family oxidoreductase is translated as MSTASYKIGVIGAGVMGERMMNALRTHQTFRIAAISDVSAERAQEAAKLSGDVPWYTDHREMLDAEELDAVYLAVPPKFHHGIALDILARKKHLLCEKPLANTLGEAEEMLQAAREAGVVHAMNFPTYYQAIFPELKRRLEDLGTIRRIDILTHFHVWPRPWQQTPWLSGREQGGFIREVLPHYTHLTYALFGDLEVVRSEVDYPADPEACETGVSALLRLADGTPVTINGLAGIAHQEHLDYRIYGTEGTLSLQNWTNLHVGGNNEPVVQVDIPLIDRLSHLLDEFARAIRGEEARLVTFETGVKLQKVLEELLGNH
- a CDS encoding serine hydrolase domain-containing protein; translated protein: MSAIPINESALDRFVLDFRERHQVPGLAIAISRQGDVIYQKGFGVRDMQTKEPVTPDTMFGVASVTKSFTAVAIMQLAFEGQLSLDDPVTRYLPSFRLPKAGDPHEVKIRHLLSHTTGLPPIVRREELTKWDEHFEHIAAADCELLGAPGEFFSYCNDTFLLLGAIIERVTGRLFRRYVTHLLLEPLQMNRSTFSLEELARMHNVSVPYVKQAGASEPKRADWPTLGNYEVGGGIRSNVLDLLKYGELHVNSGRIRDVSIASEALLKEMRQPVHRLTRNAWYGYAFKVVPEYVPGTTLVEHGGGQPGVSSNFGFVPEAGLVVAVLSNLDQVPIRDLWLAAVNAGLGLPLEHREEREPSLEASPQELQRLVGTYRSAEGGYVRIFLREGEPVADVAGTQFAMRPSAVDTLVFRETEQPLRFFFKSEERAWAVLLGLRMLTRVD